In Streptomyces capitiformicae, one genomic interval encodes:
- the ald gene encoding alanine dehydrogenase, translating to MIDVKVGIPREVKNNEFRVAITPAGVHELVRHGHQVVIEQGAGVGSSIPDAEYVAAGAEILKTADEVWATADLLLKVKEPIAEEYHRLRKDQTLFTYLHLAASKECTDALIESGTTAIAYETVELPSRALPLLAPMSEVAGRLAPQVGAYHLMRANGGRGVLPGGVPGVAAGRAVVIGGGVSGWNAAQIAIGMGFHVTLLDKDINKLKEADKIFGTRIQTVVSNAFELEKACVEADLVIGAVLIPGAKAPKLVTNELVSRMKPGSVLVDIAIDQGGCFEDSRPTTHAEPTFPVHGSVFYCVANMPGAVPNTSTYALTNATLPYIVELADHGWAEALRRDPALAKGLNTHDGKVVYREVAEAHGLEHVELASLLG from the coding sequence GTGATCGACGTGAAGGTCGGCATCCCCCGCGAGGTCAAGAACAACGAGTTCCGAGTCGCGATCACCCCCGCCGGCGTGCACGAGCTCGTACGCCACGGCCACCAGGTCGTCATCGAGCAGGGCGCCGGCGTCGGCTCGTCGATCCCGGACGCCGAGTACGTCGCCGCCGGCGCCGAGATCCTGAAGACCGCCGACGAGGTGTGGGCCACCGCCGACCTGCTGCTCAAGGTCAAGGAGCCCATCGCCGAGGAGTACCACCGCCTCCGCAAGGACCAGACGCTCTTCACCTACCTGCACCTGGCCGCCTCCAAGGAGTGCACCGACGCCCTCATCGAGTCGGGCACGACCGCGATCGCGTACGAGACCGTCGAACTGCCGAGTCGCGCGCTCCCGCTGCTCGCCCCCATGTCCGAGGTCGCCGGCCGACTCGCGCCGCAGGTCGGCGCGTACCACCTGATGCGGGCCAACGGCGGCCGCGGTGTCCTGCCCGGTGGTGTCCCGGGTGTCGCGGCGGGCCGGGCCGTCGTCATCGGTGGCGGTGTGTCGGGCTGGAACGCCGCGCAGATCGCCATCGGCATGGGCTTCCACGTGACCCTGCTCGACAAGGACATCAACAAGCTCAAGGAAGCTGACAAGATCTTCGGCACCAGGATCCAGACCGTCGTCTCCAACGCCTTCGAGCTGGAGAAGGCCTGCGTGGAGGCCGACCTCGTCATCGGCGCGGTCCTCATCCCGGGCGCCAAGGCGCCGAAGCTGGTCACCAACGAGCTGGTGTCGCGCATGAAGCCCGGAAGTGTCCTTGTCGACATCGCGATCGACCAGGGTGGCTGCTTCGAGGACTCCCGACCCACCACGCACGCCGAACCCACCTTCCCGGTCCACGGCTCGGTCTTCTACTGCGTCGCCAACATGCCCGGCGCGGTGCCCAACACCTCCACCTACGCGCTGACCAACGCCACGCTGCCGTACATCGTCGAACTCGCCGACCACGGCTGGGCCGAGGCGCTGCGCCGCGACCCGGCGCTGGCCAAGGGGCTCAACACCCATGACGGCAAGGTGGTTTACCGCGAGGTCGCCGAGGCGCACGGCCTGGAGCATGTCGAGTTGGCGTCGCTCCTCGGCTGA
- a CDS encoding pseudouridine synthase: MRSSGSGSGKSGGRGNYRGAGNNRDQKQSGGQGRPRKPRPEERRYDVGPGATQDGPKSGRGASARGGAKGGPKQSQQPRGRGRSAPATSREYDARAEERNRERYAGKKDIKLPKTFPGAEQEGERLQKVLARAGYGSRRACEELIEQARVEVNGEIVLEQGKRVDPEKDEVKVDGLTVATQSYQFFSLNKPAGVVSTMEDPEGRQCLGDYVTNRETRLFHVGRLDTETEGVILLTNHGELAHRLTHPKYGVKKTYVAHIVGPIPRDLGKKLKDGIQLEDGYARADHFRVVEQTGKNYLVEVTLHEGRKHIVRRMLAEAGFPVDKLVRTAFGPITLGDQKSGWLRRLSNTEVGMLMQEVDL, translated from the coding sequence ATGCGAAGCAGCGGCAGCGGTAGTGGCAAGAGCGGCGGGCGCGGTAACTATCGCGGTGCCGGCAACAACCGGGATCAGAAGCAGAGCGGCGGACAGGGGCGTCCCCGTAAGCCCCGTCCCGAGGAGCGCCGCTACGACGTGGGGCCCGGGGCGACGCAGGACGGGCCGAAGTCCGGGCGCGGTGCCTCCGCGCGCGGCGGTGCCAAGGGTGGCCCCAAGCAGTCCCAGCAGCCGCGAGGGCGCGGCCGTTCGGCTCCGGCGACCTCGCGCGAGTACGACGCGCGGGCGGAGGAGCGTAACCGGGAGCGGTACGCGGGCAAGAAGGACATCAAGCTGCCCAAGACCTTCCCGGGCGCCGAGCAGGAGGGCGAGCGGCTGCAGAAGGTGCTCGCGCGGGCCGGCTACGGCTCCCGGCGCGCCTGCGAGGAGCTGATCGAGCAGGCCCGTGTCGAGGTCAACGGCGAGATCGTCCTGGAGCAGGGCAAGCGCGTCGACCCGGAGAAGGACGAGGTCAAGGTCGACGGTCTGACCGTCGCCACGCAGTCGTACCAGTTCTTCTCCCTCAACAAGCCCGCCGGTGTCGTGTCGACCATGGAGGACCCCGAGGGCCGGCAGTGCCTCGGTGACTACGTCACCAACCGCGAGACCCGGCTCTTCCACGTGGGCCGCCTCGACACCGAGACCGAGGGCGTCATCCTGCTCACCAACCACGGCGAGCTGGCGCACCGGCTGACCCATCCCAAGTACGGCGTCAAGAAGACGTATGTGGCGCACATCGTGGGTCCGATCCCGCGTGACCTGGGCAAGAAGCTCAAGGACGGCATCCAGCTGGAGGACGGGTACGCGCGCGCGGACCACTTCCGGGTCGTCGAGCAGACCGGCAAGAACTACCTCGTCGAGGTCACCCTGCACGAGGGGCGCAAGCACATCGTGCGCCGGATGCTGGCCGAGGCCGGCTTCCCCGTCGACAAGCTCGTCCGCACCGCCTTCGGCCCGATCACCCTCGGCGACCAGAAGTCGGGCTGGCTGCGTCGCCTGTCGAACACCGAGGTCGGGATGCTGATGCAGGAGGTCGACCTCTAG
- a CDS encoding NUDIX hydrolase — translation MTAPVGASNGNAPEGYDKYAYEPFAVTVDLAVFTVRAGTLQVLLVERGQEPYAGRWALPGGFVLPDESAEEAAWRELAEETGVTDVPGLHLEQLRTYSEPGRDPRMRVVTVAFAALFPDAPVPHGGGDAAQAQWLRFNAIGPLAFDHDRILADAHERVGAKLEYTCLATSFCPPEFTLGELQQVYETVWGTPLDRPNFRRKVLATPGFVEQVPGAARLTGGRGKPAALYRAGGATALHPPLLRPTTEGRP, via the coding sequence ATGACCGCACCCGTCGGCGCATCGAACGGCAACGCGCCCGAGGGCTACGACAAGTACGCCTACGAACCCTTCGCCGTCACTGTCGACCTGGCCGTCTTCACCGTCCGCGCGGGCACCCTCCAGGTGCTGCTCGTCGAGCGCGGACAGGAGCCGTACGCGGGACGCTGGGCGCTGCCCGGCGGGTTCGTGCTGCCGGACGAGTCCGCGGAGGAGGCCGCCTGGCGCGAACTCGCGGAGGAGACCGGTGTCACGGACGTCCCCGGGCTCCACCTGGAGCAGCTGCGGACCTACAGCGAGCCGGGGCGGGACCCGAGGATGCGGGTCGTCACCGTGGCGTTCGCCGCGCTGTTCCCGGACGCGCCCGTTCCGCACGGCGGTGGTGACGCGGCCCAGGCCCAGTGGCTGCGGTTCAACGCCATCGGCCCGCTCGCCTTCGACCACGACCGCATCCTCGCCGACGCCCACGAACGCGTCGGCGCCAAGCTCGAGTACACCTGTCTCGCCACCTCCTTCTGTCCGCCCGAGTTCACCCTCGGCGAGCTCCAGCAGGTCTACGAGACCGTGTGGGGCACTCCGCTCGACCGGCCCAACTTCCGGCGCAAGGTGCTGGCCACGCCGGGCTTCGTCGAACAGGTGCCCGGCGCCGCCCGACTGACCGGCGGCCGCGGCAAGCCCGCCGCGCTGTACCGCGCGGGTGGGGCCACCGCCCTGCACCCGCCTCTGCTCCGACCCACCACGGAAGGACGGCCCTGA
- a CDS encoding NUDIX domain-containing protein, giving the protein MTIKDSAEEWEVRGSSTPFVGNKTSVRTDDVVMPDGSVVHRDYQVHPGSVAVLAVDDQDRVLVLRQYRHPVRQKLWEIPAGLLDVPGENPLHAAQRELYEEAHVKAEDWRVLTDVYTTPGGCDEAVRVFLARDLSEAEGQRFEVEDEEVDMELARVPVDELVRGVLAGELHNNCLVVGVLSLVAARSGDGVEALRPAEAPWPARPFES; this is encoded by the coding sequence ATGACGATCAAGGACAGCGCCGAGGAGTGGGAGGTCCGCGGCAGCAGCACGCCGTTCGTCGGCAACAAGACCTCCGTGCGCACCGACGACGTGGTCATGCCCGACGGTTCGGTCGTCCACCGCGACTACCAGGTACATCCCGGTTCCGTCGCGGTCCTCGCCGTCGACGACCAGGACCGGGTGCTGGTCCTGAGGCAGTACCGCCACCCCGTGCGCCAGAAGCTGTGGGAGATCCCGGCGGGGCTCCTGGACGTACCGGGCGAGAATCCGCTGCACGCCGCCCAGCGCGAGCTGTACGAGGAGGCGCACGTCAAGGCGGAGGACTGGCGGGTTTTGACCGACGTCTACACCACCCCCGGCGGCTGCGACGAGGCCGTACGCGTCTTCCTGGCCCGCGATCTCTCCGAGGCCGAGGGGCAGCGTTTCGAGGTGGAGGACGAGGAGGTCGACATGGAGTTGGCCCGCGTTCCCGTGGACGAGTTGGTACGGGGTGTCCTCGCCGGCGAGCTGCACAACAACTGCCTGGTGGTAGGGGTGCTTTCGCTGGTGGCGGCGCGGAGCGGGGATGGCGTGGAGGCGCTGCGGCCGGCCGAGGCGCCATGGCCCGCGCGGCCGTTCGAGTCCTGA
- a CDS encoding ParA family protein codes for MPARVSGPTGFAAVGSVAVRTFAAHQGHQSSGVTQPAHQSMDGQHVNAMAGDGSGGVHNHFADYDELPDGHFYDPDAEYEPDPEYAATLAPDAARQRRERIGPTGRPLPYFPIPGPLTSHGPATIIAMCNQKGGVGKTTSTINLGAALAEYGRRVLLVDFDPQGALSVGLGVNPMELDLTVYNLLMERGMSADEVLLKTAVPNMDLLPSNIDLSAAEVQLVSEVARESTLQRALKPLMADYDYIVIDCQPSLGLLTVNALTAAHKVIVPLECEFFALRGVALLTETIEKVQERLNPELELDGILATMYDSRTVHSREVLARVVEAFDDHVYHTVIGRTVRFPETTVAGEPITTYASNSVGAAAYRQLAREVLARCHAE; via the coding sequence ATGCCTGCGCGGGTCTCGGGACCCACGGGGTTCGCGGCTGTCGGCTCCGTCGCAGTCCGCACCTTCGCAGCCCACCAGGGTCACCAGTCCTCAGGGGTGACTCAGCCAGCACACCAGAGCATGGATGGCCAACACGTGAACGCCATGGCCGGCGACGGAAGTGGCGGGGTCCACAACCACTTCGCCGACTACGACGAGCTGCCCGACGGGCACTTCTACGACCCCGACGCCGAGTACGAGCCCGATCCGGAGTACGCGGCCACGCTCGCGCCCGATGCGGCGCGTCAGCGACGCGAGCGCATCGGCCCTACCGGCCGACCGCTGCCGTACTTCCCGATCCCGGGTCCGCTGACCAGTCACGGTCCCGCGACGATCATCGCGATGTGCAACCAGAAGGGCGGCGTCGGCAAGACGACGTCGACCATCAACCTGGGCGCCGCGCTCGCGGAGTACGGCCGCCGGGTCCTGCTCGTCGACTTCGACCCGCAGGGCGCCCTCTCGGTCGGCCTCGGCGTGAACCCCATGGAGCTCGACCTCACGGTCTACAACCTGCTCATGGAGCGGGGCATGTCGGCCGACGAGGTCCTGCTGAAGACCGCGGTCCCCAACATGGACCTGCTGCCGAGCAACATCGACCTGTCTGCGGCCGAGGTCCAGCTCGTGAGCGAGGTCGCGCGTGAATCGACGTTGCAGCGCGCCCTGAAGCCGCTCATGGCGGACTACGACTACATCGTGATCGACTGCCAGCCGTCACTGGGTCTGCTGACCGTGAACGCGCTGACCGCCGCCCACAAGGTGATCGTGCCGCTGGAGTGCGAGTTCTTCGCCCTGCGCGGTGTCGCGCTGCTGACGGAGACCATCGAGAAGGTCCAGGAGCGGCTCAACCCCGAGCTGGAGCTCGACGGCATCCTCGCCACGATGTACGACTCGCGCACCGTCCACAGCCGTGAGGTCCTCGCGCGTGTCGTCGAGGCGTTCGACGACCACGTCTACCACACGGTCATCGGGCGCACGGTCCGCTTCCCGGAGACCACGGTCGCCGGTGAACCGATCACCACCTACGCCTCCAACTCCGTCGGTGCCGCCGCCTACCGCCAGCTCGCCAGGGAGGTGCTCGCCCGGTGTCACGCCGAGTGA
- a CDS encoding CTP synthase produces MPPAAFRNSTTTTKHIFVTGGVASSLGKGLTASSLGMLLKARGLRVVMQKLDPYLNVDPGTMNPFQHGEVFVTNDGAETDLDIGHYERFLDRDLDGSANVTTGQVYNTVIAKERRGEYLGDTVQVIPHITNEIKHRIRRMATGEVDVVITEVGGTVGDIESLPFLETVRQVRHEVGRDNVFVVHISLLPYIGPSGELKTKPTQHSVAALRNIGIQPDAIVLRCDREVPAAIKRKISLMCDVDEAAVVACPDARSIYDIPKTVHGEGLDAYVVRKLDLPFRDVDWTTWDDLLDRVHNPQHEINLALVGKYIDLPDAYLSVTEALRAGGFANKARVKIKWVTSDDCKTPAGAAAQLADVDAICIPGGFGDRGVSGKVGAIRYARENRIPLLGLCLGLQCIVIEAARNLADIPDANSTEFDSATAHPVISTMAEQLDIVAGEGDMGGTMRLGMYPAKLAEGSIVREVYDGKEYVEERHRHRYEVNNSYRAELEKKAGLQFSGTSPDGKLVEYVEYPREVHPYLVATQAHPELRSRPTRPHPLFAGLVKAAVERKTGK; encoded by the coding sequence ATGCCGCCCGCTGCTTTCCGAAACAGCACCACGACGACCAAGCACATCTTCGTCACCGGGGGTGTCGCCTCCTCGCTCGGCAAGGGCCTGACCGCCTCCAGCCTCGGCATGCTGCTCAAGGCCCGGGGCCTGCGCGTCGTGATGCAGAAGCTCGACCCGTACCTGAACGTCGACCCGGGCACGATGAACCCGTTCCAGCACGGTGAAGTGTTCGTCACCAACGACGGCGCCGAGACCGACCTGGACATCGGCCACTACGAGCGCTTCCTCGACCGCGATCTGGACGGCTCGGCCAACGTCACCACCGGCCAGGTGTACAACACGGTGATCGCCAAGGAGCGGCGCGGCGAGTACCTGGGCGACACCGTGCAGGTCATCCCGCACATCACCAACGAGATCAAGCACCGCATCCGGCGCATGGCCACCGGCGAGGTCGACGTCGTGATCACCGAGGTCGGCGGCACGGTTGGCGACATCGAGTCGCTGCCGTTCCTGGAGACCGTCCGCCAGGTCCGGCACGAGGTCGGCCGTGACAACGTTTTTGTGGTGCATATCTCGCTCCTGCCGTACATCGGCCCCTCGGGAGAGCTGAAGACGAAGCCCACCCAGCACTCGGTTGCGGCCCTGCGCAACATCGGTATTCAGCCAGATGCGATCGTGCTGCGCTGCGACCGTGAGGTGCCCGCCGCGATCAAGCGCAAGATCTCCCTGATGTGCGACGTCGACGAGGCCGCCGTCGTCGCCTGCCCCGACGCCCGCTCGATCTACGACATCCCCAAGACCGTGCACGGCGAGGGTCTGGACGCCTACGTCGTCCGCAAGCTGGACCTGCCGTTCCGTGACGTGGACTGGACGACCTGGGACGACCTGCTCGACCGCGTCCACAACCCGCAGCACGAGATCAACCTCGCCCTGGTCGGCAAGTACATCGATCTGCCCGACGCCTACCTCTCGGTCACCGAGGCGCTGCGCGCGGGCGGCTTCGCCAACAAGGCCCGCGTGAAGATCAAGTGGGTCACCTCCGACGACTGCAAGACCCCGGCCGGCGCCGCCGCCCAGCTCGCCGACGTCGACGCCATCTGCATCCCCGGCGGCTTCGGCGACCGCGGTGTCTCCGGCAAGGTCGGCGCCATCCGGTACGCCCGCGAGAACAGGATCCCGCTGCTCGGCCTCTGCCTCGGCCTGCAGTGCATCGTGATCGAGGCCGCGCGGAACCTCGCCGACATCCCGGACGCCAACTCCACCGAGTTCGACTCCGCCACCGCCCACCCGGTCATCTCCACCATGGCCGAGCAGCTCGACATCGTCGCCGGTGAGGGCGACATGGGCGGGACGATGCGGCTGGGCATGTACCCGGCGAAGCTGGCCGAGGGCTCGATCGTGCGCGAGGTGTACGACGGCAAGGAGTACGTCGAGGAGCGCCACCGTCACCGCTACGAGGTGAACAACTCCTACCGCGCCGAGCTGGAGAAGAAGGCGGGCCTGCAGTTCTCCGGAACCTCGCCGGACGGCAAGCTCGTCGAGTACGTCGAGTACCCGCGCGAGGTGCACCCGTACCTGGTCGCGACGCAGGCGCACCCCGAGCTGCGCTCGCGTCCCACCCGGCCGCACCCGCTGTTCGCGGGCCTGGTCAAGGCCGCCGTGGAGCGCAAGACCGGTAAGTAA
- the scpB gene encoding SMC-Scp complex subunit ScpB, producing MSEETTEVPAGLRTVADLDLKPALEAVLMVVDEPATEEHLSKVLERPKRQIGKALRELADEYAIQGRGFELRVIAGGWRFYTRPEYAAAVERFVLDGQQARLTQAALETLAVVAYRQPVSRSRVSAVRGVNCDGVMRTLLQRGLVEEAGAEPETGAILYRTTNYFLERMGLRGLDELPELAPFLPEAEAIEAETQEAVPSFDPDAPDADDGPTSAMTDTTTTEL from the coding sequence GTGAGCGAGGAGACCACCGAGGTGCCCGCGGGTCTGCGTACCGTCGCCGACCTCGACCTCAAGCCCGCCCTCGAGGCCGTCCTCATGGTCGTGGACGAGCCCGCGACCGAGGAGCATCTGAGCAAGGTCCTGGAGCGGCCCAAGCGGCAGATCGGCAAGGCGCTCAGGGAACTGGCCGATGAGTACGCGATCCAGGGGCGCGGTTTCGAGCTGCGGGTCATCGCCGGGGGCTGGCGGTTCTACACCCGGCCCGAGTACGCGGCCGCCGTCGAGCGGTTCGTGCTCGACGGGCAGCAGGCCCGGCTCACCCAGGCCGCGCTGGAGACGCTGGCCGTGGTCGCGTACCGGCAGCCGGTCAGCCGTAGCCGGGTCTCGGCCGTACGCGGGGTCAACTGCGACGGGGTCATGCGCACCCTCCTCCAGCGCGGGCTGGTCGAGGAGGCGGGCGCGGAACCCGAAACAGGTGCGATCCTGTACAGGACGACGAACTACTTCCTGGAGCGGATGGGCCTGCGCGGCCTGGACGAGCTCCCGGAGCTCGCGCCCTTCCTCCCCGAGGCGGAGGCGATCGAGGCCGAGACCCAGGAAGCCGTACCCTCGTTCGATCCGGATGCTCCGGACGCGGACGACGGTCCCACGTCGGCCATGACTGACACGACGACGACGGAACTTTGA
- a CDS encoding tetratricopeptide repeat protein yields the protein MADQAVDTGGTRASGTGRPPAVEAAPTDSQFLGRTRELKELRADIGRAGLNTLAGRKAPHARVLLIAGRPGFGRTALAEELVRQVTDGYPDGVLRARLSEPDGTRVPVERAARELLGELGRPAPAGADEDDLSEALREALADRRVVLLLDDAVDAEQVDALLPDTPDSLVVAVSEGPLTGISDVRPCTLGGLDTKSAVALLERFTGSVRITVDPRSAEGLAEVCAAQPAALRLAGGWLAARPTAAVSDLAKQLRAEDGDSPVLVRILKLSYASLPAPAARILRLLALAPAGLVDPHVASGLAGCSVGAARTTLDDFVALGVLHRLDSPLPQYEVPGCLQPLLWSLAESHERPGELQLARARMLERTVRLLQSCRAITETDSPLAREKLLGMPKALRFSSPRAAEEWLRVRRPALLAAARLAVADGELDTLARRLMSQLVRAMVAHFGTQAAAADLYDIHRLVLDVAERRNLPRERAAALLNLGDLDARTGRTKAALARYRAALDAGRRANDPYATGRAMESVGGAHQELEDYERAADWYGRALAQRLARDEREDAARLYGRIASAHTYAGRYGEALRNWSSALTGYRRLGDVGGQARALSEMARVQEYAGRPEEALRTCQEAVEWARRADDSRLQAALQLRLADTLERLGDPAAARLHREAARRLLGPEFPDTEADGTGETHEIDAEHDANACEIRSASAKD from the coding sequence GTGGCGGATCAGGCGGTGGACACCGGGGGGACCCGGGCGTCCGGAACAGGGCGGCCCCCGGCTGTCGAGGCCGCCCCCACGGACAGTCAGTTCCTCGGCCGCACAAGGGAGTTGAAAGAGCTCCGGGCGGACATCGGCCGCGCGGGGCTCAACACGCTCGCCGGCCGCAAGGCTCCCCACGCGCGCGTGCTGCTCATTGCGGGCCGGCCCGGCTTCGGCCGCACCGCGCTCGCCGAGGAACTCGTACGGCAGGTTACCGATGGTTACCCCGACGGGGTGCTCCGCGCGCGGCTGTCCGAGCCCGACGGCACCCGTGTCCCGGTCGAGCGCGCGGCACGGGAACTGCTCGGCGAACTGGGTCGGCCGGCCCCTGCCGGTGCCGACGAGGACGATCTCAGCGAGGCGTTGCGCGAGGCTCTGGCCGACCGCCGGGTGGTGCTGCTGCTGGACGACGCGGTGGACGCCGAGCAGGTCGACGCGCTGTTGCCGGACACCCCCGACTCCCTGGTCGTGGCGGTCTCCGAGGGGCCGCTGACAGGCATCTCCGACGTCCGCCCGTGCACCCTGGGCGGACTGGACACCAAGTCCGCGGTGGCGCTGCTGGAACGCTTCACCGGCTCGGTGCGCATCACCGTCGATCCGCGCTCCGCCGAAGGGCTCGCCGAGGTGTGCGCCGCCCAGCCCGCCGCGCTGCGCCTCGCCGGTGGCTGGCTGGCCGCCCGGCCCACGGCCGCCGTCTCCGACCTCGCCAAACAACTGCGCGCCGAAGACGGCGACAGCCCGGTGCTCGTCCGGATCCTCAAGTTGTCGTACGCCTCCCTGCCGGCGCCCGCCGCCCGGATACTGCGCCTCCTCGCGCTCGCCCCGGCCGGCCTGGTCGACCCGCACGTCGCCTCCGGGCTCGCCGGCTGCTCGGTCGGCGCGGCCCGCACCACGCTGGACGACTTCGTGGCTCTGGGCGTCCTGCACCGGCTCGACTCGCCCCTGCCGCAGTACGAGGTCCCCGGCTGCCTCCAGCCGCTGCTGTGGTCCCTCGCCGAGAGCCACGAACGCCCGGGTGAGCTGCAGCTGGCCCGGGCCCGGATGCTGGAGCGGACGGTACGGCTGCTGCAGTCCTGCCGGGCCATCACCGAGACCGACAGCCCGCTGGCTCGCGAGAAGCTCCTCGGGATGCCCAAGGCGCTGCGGTTCTCGAGCCCCCGGGCCGCCGAGGAGTGGCTGCGTGTCCGCCGGCCCGCGCTGCTCGCCGCGGCCCGGCTCGCGGTCGCCGACGGGGAGCTGGACACCCTGGCCCGGCGCCTGATGTCCCAGCTGGTGCGGGCCATGGTGGCGCATTTCGGTACGCAGGCCGCGGCCGCCGACCTGTACGACATCCACCGGCTCGTCCTGGACGTCGCCGAGCGCCGGAACCTGCCCCGCGAGCGGGCCGCCGCCCTGCTGAACCTCGGCGATCTGGACGCCCGGACCGGCCGTACGAAGGCGGCGCTGGCCCGCTATCGAGCCGCGCTCGACGCCGGACGGCGGGCGAACGACCCGTACGCGACCGGCCGCGCGATGGAATCCGTAGGCGGCGCCCACCAGGAGCTGGAGGACTACGAACGGGCCGCCGACTGGTACGGCAGGGCGCTCGCCCAGCGGCTCGCCCGGGACGAGCGCGAGGACGCCGCCCGGCTGTACGGCCGCATCGCCTCCGCGCACACCTACGCGGGCCGCTACGGGGAGGCGCTGCGGAACTGGAGCTCGGCGCTCACCGGCTACCGCAGACTCGGCGATGTGGGCGGTCAGGCAAGGGCGTTGAGCGAGATGGCGCGCGTCCAGGAGTACGCGGGGCGCCCCGAGGAGGCCCTGCGCACCTGTCAGGAGGCGGTGGAGTGGGCGCGGCGCGCCGACGACTCCCGGTTGCAGGCCGCGCTCCAGTTGCGGCTCGCCGACACCCTGGAACGGCTCGGTGACCCCGCGGCCGCCCGGCTGCACCGGGAAGCCGCCAGGCGTCTGCTCGGTCCGGAGTTTCCGGACACCGAGGCCGACGGGACCGGCGAAACCCATGAGATCGATGCGGAACACGACGCTAACGCCTGCGAAATCCGTAGCGCATCCGCGAAAGATTGA
- a CDS encoding segregation and condensation protein A yields the protein MTSYDTPAPGGSAGRRRALGRGPGAAHPAPPVESESLAEESSAAEAGGALCPPVPPCGTTAHNAAEAEDAPSAVVPAEAEAEAEAEAEAEAEEAEADDGVFKVRLANFEGPFDLLLQLISKHKLDVTEVALSKVTDEFMAYIRGMGPDWDLDETTEFLVVAATLLDLKAARLLPAAEVEDEADLALLEARDLLFARLLQYRAYKQIADIFNRRLDDEARRYPRTVGLEPHHAELLPEVVISIGAEGFARLAVKAMQPKPKPQVYVDHIHAPLVSVQEQAGIVVARLRELGEASFRVLVEDTDDTLTVVARFLALLELYREKAVALDQETALGDLIVRWTGGDGGAEPVVTDEFDRPPELPKEEKKA from the coding sequence ATGACCTCGTACGACACCCCAGCCCCCGGCGGTTCGGCCGGTCGTCGGCGTGCGCTGGGGCGGGGGCCTGGGGCGGCGCACCCGGCTCCGCCGGTCGAGAGTGAGTCGCTGGCTGAGGAGAGTTCTGCGGCTGAGGCCGGTGGGGCGTTGTGCCCACCCGTTCCGCCCTGCGGAACGACTGCCCACAACGCTGCGGAAGCCGAAGACGCGCCCTCCGCTGTCGTTCCCGCAGAAGCAGAAGCAGAAGCAGAAGCAGAAGCAGAAGCAGAAGCAGAAGAAGCAGAAGCCGACGACGGGGTCTTCAAAGTTCGGCTCGCCAACTTCGAGGGGCCGTTCGATCTTCTCCTTCAGTTGATCTCGAAGCACAAGCTCGACGTCACCGAAGTCGCGCTGTCCAAGGTCACCGATGAGTTCATGGCGTACATCAGGGGGATGGGGCCGGACTGGGATCTGGATGAGACGACCGAGTTTCTGGTCGTCGCCGCCACGCTGCTCGATCTGAAGGCGGCCCGGCTGTTGCCCGCCGCCGAGGTCGAGGACGAGGCTGACCTCGCGTTGCTCGAGGCCCGGGATCTGCTGTTCGCGCGGTTGCTGCAGTACCGGGCGTACAAACAGATCGCGGACATCTTCAATCGGCGGCTGGACGACGAGGCCCGGCGCTACCCTCGTACCGTCGGGCTGGAGCCGCACCACGCGGAGCTGTTGCCCGAGGTGGTCATCAGCATCGGGGCGGAAGGATTCGCCAGGCTGGCGGTCAAGGCGATGCAGCCGAAGCCGAAGCCTCAGGTGTACGTCGATCACATCCACGCGCCCCTCGTCAGCGTGCAGGAACAGGCCGGGATCGTGGTGGCCCGGCTGCGGGAACTGGGGGAGGCGTCCTTCCGTGTGCTCGTCGAGGACACCGACGACACCCTCACCGTCGTCGCCCGTTTCCTCGCGTTGCTGGAGCTCTATCGGGAGAAGGCCGTGGCTCTCGACCAGGAGACCGCTCTCGGCGATCTGATCGTGCGGTGGACCGGTGGCGACGGGGGCGCGGAGCCCGTGGTCACGGACGAGTTCGACCGGCCGCCCGAACTGCCCAAGGAGGAGAAGAAGGCGTGA